In Telopea speciosissima isolate NSW1024214 ecotype Mountain lineage chromosome 10, Tspe_v1, whole genome shotgun sequence, the DNA window GATTTCTTCCTACATCTGAAGAATCTGATGAAGGGTTAGCAGACATTATGGGGGGCTCTATGCTGCAGGTTGGCCAAGAAGTTGGCGTCAAGGTGTTACGTATCACGAGAGGACAGGTTACCTTGacaatgaagaaagaagaaaatgctGAAATTTTGAACTCAAAGCTCAGCCAGGGGGTGGTGCATGTAGCTACTAACCCCTTTTTGTTAGCTTTCCGTAAAAACAAGGATATTGCTGCATTTTTGGATGAGAGGGAGAAAGTGCAAAATACAGCTAAAACTACAGTAACACCAAAAACTTCAGAAAATTTAGAGGGTAAGGTCAATCAGACTGAAATGGAGACTGACATTCCAAAAGTGCCAGACCAGCCAACAAGCAGTGAAGAGGATCAGGTTAGTGTGCCTTCTGTAGTGGATAAGGTTGTTGAAGATGATAAAACTTCTTCAAAAGAGGAAGGAAACAGAGTGGAAGCAGCATCTGTTATTCTAGATGCTCCTTTCATGGTACCCGAGAGTGGCAATGAGAATACTGAAGGGACAGTCTCTAGTTCATCACATAGTGTGGATGCTTCTAAAGAAGCCATACTGGAAGAGGAGGTGGTTCCTGAAACGGTGACACCTGAGGCAAGTGTTCCTTCTGAGAACCAGATACCAGAAGATGCTCCTGCAACTGATGGGTTGAAGGGCAATGGAAAAACTGACCCAGCTGGAGAAATGAGTGTTGATCAGATCTTGTCTTCAGAAAGTGTTGACAGTGAGAAATTTGTAGAGAGTCAAGTGGATGTTGCTTTAGTAAATGAAGAAGTGCAAGCACAGGCACCTTCGACTGTAGAGAACAATGTCCCTTCAGCTATGTTGAATGAACATGAAAAGGAAGTTATAAACAGTCAATCTGACAATGTTCTAGTAAATGATGAAGTAGAAACACAAGCACCTCCAAGTGTGGTGAATGAAGTCTCTCCAGCTACATCAAATGAAGATGAAAAGGAAGTTATGAAGAGTCAAGCTGATGATGCTTTAGCAAATGATGAAGTGCAGACACAAGCACCTCTGACTGTAGAGAATGAAGTCACTTTGGCTACATCAAACAAAGATGAGAAAGAAGTCATAACAAGTCAAGCTGATGATGCTTTAACAAATGATCAAGTGCCGACACAAGCACCTCTTACTGTAGGCAAGGAAGTCCCTTCAGCTACATCAAACGAAAATGAAAAGTTGCCACCGACACCTGAGAAGAATGGCAATGCCAGCAACTCGAATGGACAGGCTGACAGTTCTCCCCAGGCAACCTCAACTAAAGGTTTTTAGGTTTCCCTGCTCTTGCTACATTTGTATATTGCAAATTGCATTCAACACAATTTTGGGATGAAAATGATGTCAGACATGGATATCTTAGGGATTTAGGGATCACTTGGATTAGAGTTTGATGGGGCTAATCTGAATTGGGCTTTTAGCCAGGTTATTGCTGTTCAATCTTAAGTTCATTTAAGGATCAACTGAGGATTGGCTACCCCAGATTGATCCGGATGACATTGCCAGATTGATTGGGACCCCTCTGATCCTTGATCCCGATCCCTTAATCCTTGGTATAATCCTCACAAAATTGCTTGTATAATACATGACATATTCATATGAACAAGAAAATCTAAAGATATGAAGGCAATATCAAGAGACATGGGGAATAAATATTCTTAAGGGAAATAGATTGTATGGGGAAAATAATGATAACTGAAGCATATGACCCTCTAGATTTCTGGTTTTCTGGTGTGGGGTGTGCCTCACACTTGAGGGATTTCTGTATTGTAATCGATAAGGCATAAGCTCAGCATGGATGATAGTAACTAGTATAAGTGGTGCAAAGAATAAATGAAATGTAAATTATGATTTTTCTTAACAAGTGTTTTTGTGACACGtcagattaaaatttttttttttaaaaaattctttcgtaAATTTTTGTGCGGCACACATTGCTATTTCAATCTGTTGGTTGTGAGTTTGAAACTTGGAGACAGCATCTCCTGCaaagggggtaaggctgcataattgcccctcccagaccttgcagtaggagcctcatgcactgggaagCTCTTTTTACCCTTTGGTATGAGTATCTTGTGATCAGACATGATTTTGTGCTAGTAACTTTTGTTAATTAGGAGCCAAAATTTTTTGTCAATTGTGAATTCAGATTTCATGCCAAGGGATTTTGGCATATAAATTTTGATCTCAAGAGATTAATGGAAAGCTAGTCTGGTGAATGGGAGAACAGTATCTGTTCCTATAGTTGCTGACTTCAATTTATGTATGGAATGCAGCAACCATATCTCCAGCTCTTGTAAAGCAGCTCCGTGAAGAAACAGGAGCGGGCATGATGGATTGTAAAAAGGCTCTTGCAGAAACTGGAGGGCACATTGTTAAAGCTCAAGAGTACCTCAGAAAGAAAGGCTTAGCAAGTGCAGATAAGAAGGCCAGCAGAATTACAGCAGAGGGTAGGATTGGTTCATACATTCATGATAGCAGGATTGGGGTCCTGATTGAGGTGAATTGTGAGACAGATTTTGTGTCACGGGGTGACATAGTCAAGGAGTTAGTTGATGACCTTGCGATGCAAGTGGCTGCCTGCCCTCAAGTGCAGTATCTTAATGTTGATGATGTTCCTGAAGAGATTGTGAACAAGGAAAGGGAGATCGAGATGCAAAAGGAAGATCTATTGTCAAAACCAGAGCAGATAAGATCTAAGATCGTGGAGGGTCGGATCAATAAGCGGCTTGGGGAGCTTGCTCTGCTGGAGCAGCCTTATATAAAGAATGATAAATTGGTAGTAAAGGATTGGGTGAAGCAGACAATCGCAACCATTGGAGAAAATATTAAGGTAAATAGGTTTGTGCGTTACAATCTTGGAGAAGGGTTggagaaaaaaacccaagatTTTGCTGCAGAGGTGGCAGCCCAAACTGCAGCAAAGCCCTTGCCTGCTGCACCAGCAAAAGATAAATCTGCTGCTGTTGAAGCCAAGGACACTGTAGAAAAGTAAGTGGTTTCTTCTTCCACGTGTCTGCTCTCTAAAAGTAATATTATGGTGGtcatttttttctctcattaACTAAGAAGATCCACTTCAATCAAAATAATATATGGTCACATACCCATTCCTTGTGGATGGGCAGCAATTTTGGTGTCCGGCTCTGGCTGGTGCCTAAATGCTATTAAGACTGTAATTTCCACACATTTCCAGGGCACCCACTAATCAAACCTGTGGTTGTATTTGGTTCTAAATCACCTAAAAGCTAAGGATCAGAATTCCTAGTTATCCAGAATCGCAGTGAAGGGGATAGAAACCAGAAAacataaatttaattttaacaGGAGCAAAAAACAAGCCTGATGTGACCAGAAATCTGGTCGAGTGGTCTaacagggaagaagaataatCCCTTAAAAGCCTCACACCAATCCAATGGTCTGATCTCTGTATACAGGAGTTTCCTTGTTGAAACAGGAAACTGAAACTTCTAACAGAAACCAAAATTCAATAGGAATTTAATAATAGAGCAAAGTCAATAGGGATTTGACTCAAATCTGGTCGAAGGTCAGAATAATAGAGAAGAACAACCTTCCAAAGTTTGACCAGAGTCTGATGGTCAGATTTGAAGTTATTGAAGAATCTTACTGAGGATGAAATTGATGGCAGGTTCTTTGAGGGTTCAAAACAGAATCAGTTAGTGGACTTATGATGATTAAACTGTAAACAAAGTCCTTAACTAAAGTCATAAATCAGAATTGAATTGAAGGAGAAAACATGCACAAGAATTAAGTAAAGAAATCTGACCTGGactgatggaaaaaaaaaaagaaattaagaagaTAAGAAGGGGATATGAATCAGGAATCACCACACCACCTGATCCTTgattggaatcaccaccaatcTAACCTATTGAATCACCAGCACGGGCTGAAATTGAATCTCCACAGAACCATattctgaa includes these proteins:
- the LOC122642524 gene encoding polyprotein of EF-Ts, chloroplastic — translated: MTPVVPFSVSNAGLVPAIPFVSRKTNCLTSSNSLGKSTKQKLPLQKLFVPVSASVGVFPGYKTGFSVLGSRVHTLATAGTEVAVESSDPAIAGEDADGISEVESNALETSETPSLSDNASATPNIKSKRSRPVRKSEMPPVKNEDLVPGATFTGKVRSIQPFGAFVDFGAFTDGLVHVSRLSDSFVKDVGSVVSIGQEVKVRLVELNTETGRISLSMRESDDTSKFQQRKDATATGDKSRTTRRNGTKSNQKRDEVQKSSKFVKGQDLQGTVKSLTRAGAFIALPEGAEGFLPTSEESDEGLADIMGGSMLQVGQEVGVKVLRITRGQVTLTMKKEENAEILNSKLSQGVVHVATNPFLLAFRKNKDIAAFLDEREKVQNTAKTTVTPKTSENLEGKVNQTEMETDIPKVPDQPTSSEEDQVSVPSVVDKVVEDDKTSSKEEGNRVEAASVILDAPFMVPESGNENTEGTVSSSSHSVDASKEAILEEEVVPETVTPEASVPSENQIPEDAPATDGLKGNGKTDPAGEMSVDQILSSESVDSEKFVESQVDVALVNEEVQAQAPSTVENNVPSAMLNEHEKEVINSQSDNVLVNDEVETQAPPSVVNEVSPATSNEDEKEVMKSQADDALANDEVQTQAPLTVENEVTLATSNKDEKEVITSQADDALTNDQVPTQAPLTVGKEVPSATSNENEKLPPTPEKNGNASNSNGQADSSPQATSTKATISPALVKQLREETGAGMMDCKKALAETGGHIVKAQEYLRKKGLASADKKASRITAEGRIGSYIHDSRIGVLIEVNCETDFVSRGDIVKELVDDLAMQVAACPQVQYLNVDDVPEEIVNKEREIEMQKEDLLSKPEQIRSKIVEGRINKRLGELALLEQPYIKNDKLVVKDWVKQTIATIGENIKVNRFVRYNLGEGLEKKTQDFAAEVAAQTAAKPLPAAPAKDKSAAVEAKDTVEKPPTVTVSAALVKQLREETGAGMMDCKRALAETGGNLEKAQEYLRKKGLSTADKKSSRLAAEGRIGSYIHDSRIGVLIEVNCETDFVGRSEKFKELVDDIAMQVVACPQVQFVSIEDIPESIVNKEKELEMQREDLLSKPENIREKIVEGRVSKRLGELVLLEQPFIKNDSLLVKDLVKQTVASLGENIKVRRFARFTLGEASKNGQTAT